A single window of Hymenobacter sp. APR13 DNA harbors:
- a CDS encoding bifunctional 3,4-dihydroxy-2-butanone-4-phosphate synthase/GTP cyclohydrolase II, producing the protein MLDSIEDAIADIRAGKVVVVVDDEDRENEGDFICAARCATPEVINFMATHGRGLVCAPLIEQRCEELGLELMVGRNTALHATPFTVSIDLLKNGVTTGISASDRSKTILALIDPDTKPEELGKPGHIFPLKARKEGVLRRAGHTEAAIDLSRLAGFEPAGVLVEILKEDGEMARLPELREIATKWNLKLISVQDLIKYRLDKESLITREISVKLPTDYGDFDLVAYTQRTTNAQHLALVKGDISGDEPVLVRVHSSCVTGDIFGSCRCDCGPQLHRAMQHIEREGRGVIVYMNQEGRGIGLLNKLRAYKLQEQGRDTVEANLELGFGMDERDYGVGAQILRDLGISKMRLLSNNPRKRTGLIGYGLEIVESVAIEVEPNEHNERYLTTKRDKLGHTILHKDRTPHPDVDSAVGVE; encoded by the coding sequence ATGCTGGATTCCATTGAAGACGCCATTGCCGACATCCGCGCCGGCAAAGTCGTAGTAGTCGTCGACGACGAAGACCGTGAAAACGAGGGCGACTTTATCTGCGCCGCCCGTTGTGCCACCCCCGAGGTCATCAACTTTATGGCCACCCACGGCCGCGGCCTCGTGTGCGCCCCGCTCATCGAGCAGCGCTGCGAAGAGCTGGGCCTGGAGCTGATGGTGGGCCGCAACACGGCCCTGCACGCCACCCCGTTCACCGTGAGCATCGACCTGCTGAAAAACGGCGTGACCACCGGCATTTCGGCCTCCGACCGCAGCAAGACCATTCTGGCCCTCATCGACCCCGACACCAAGCCGGAGGAGCTGGGCAAGCCGGGCCACATCTTCCCGCTGAAAGCCCGCAAGGAAGGCGTACTGCGCCGCGCCGGCCACACCGAAGCCGCCATCGACCTCTCCCGCCTCGCGGGCTTCGAGCCGGCCGGCGTGCTGGTAGAAATCCTGAAGGAAGACGGCGAAATGGCCCGCCTGCCCGAGCTGCGCGAAATTGCCACCAAGTGGAATCTGAAGCTTATTTCGGTTCAGGACCTCATCAAATACCGCCTCGATAAGGAAAGCCTCATCACCCGCGAAATTTCCGTGAAGCTGCCCACCGACTACGGCGACTTCGACCTGGTGGCTTACACCCAGCGCACCACCAACGCCCAGCATTTGGCCCTGGTTAAAGGCGACATTTCGGGCGACGAGCCGGTGCTGGTGCGCGTGCACAGCTCCTGCGTCACGGGCGACATCTTCGGCAGCTGCCGCTGCGACTGCGGCCCGCAGCTGCACCGCGCCATGCAGCACATCGAGCGGGAAGGCCGCGGCGTGATTGTGTACATGAACCAGGAGGGCCGCGGCATCGGACTGCTCAACAAGCTGCGCGCCTACAAGCTGCAGGAGCAGGGCCGCGACACGGTGGAAGCCAACCTGGAGCTGGGCTTCGGCATGGACGAGCGCGACTACGGCGTGGGCGCCCAAATCCTGCGCGACTTGGGCATCAGCAAGATGCGCCTGCTCTCTAATAACCCCCGCAAGCGCACCGGCCTGATCGGCTACGGCCTGGAAATCGTGGAGTCGGTAGCCATTGAGGTGGAGCCCAACGAGCACAACGAGCGGTACCTGACCACCAAGCGCGACAAGCTGGGCCACACCATCCTGCACAAAGACCGCACCCCGCACCCTGATGTAGATTCGGCGGTAGGCGTGGAATAA